AAAGATTCATCTTTCCAGCGCAAGCGAAGTCTCAGACGCCGAGGTCGGTGAGATTCTTGACGTGCTGTACGCGGGCAACCTGCTGAAGTGCCGCGCCACACGTCTCAACGAAACTGCGGCTCTTAAACGGCAGCTGAACGCCCTAAAAATCAAACTGCAAACTTATTGTCGATGGTCTGAGTTGCCAGGAGAGAAGGCGGACATGCAGTACGCGCGCAGACGCGTCGCAAGCCTCACTAAGGCAGGTAAATGGGAGGCTGTTCGCGACATCCTCTTGAAGGAAACTCGCTCCTGAAGCGCTTCAAGGTGTGATACCGATGCTGACCCGACGGAAGCGCGCTCTTCAAATCGTCAGGATCTCTGGCCGGTTGACTTGCATGGAGCAGGTGTCCATGGATTTGAACGAAGAGAGCGAGCCACGCCACACTCGGTGTGTTTGTGCGCCCGCGCCGACCGCCCGACCAAGAAAGACTTGAGCACATCACCCATTCTCTTTGGCTCCGCCTCAGAGATCGCCTCGTGCTGTTCAGGCGTAAGCGGCTTGAGCGTGTCGAACCTTTATCCGGTTTCGTCCGGGTAGCGGTTCGAGGCAACAAGCTCTGCAGGTTGCATATCCATTTCACTCGTCATTTCGCCTCCACGATCTCGAGTAGGAGCTACATCATCGCACCAGCTAGACGCGTCAACGTCTACGAGCGCAAGACGAGGAGGACGCGCAAGCGCGAGTTCCTTGATGAGATGAACCTGGTGGTGCCGTGGGCCGAGCTGGTGTCGTTGATTGCCCCGCATGCACCTGGCACTGGCGCCAAAGGCGGTCGCCCGCCGTTTGCGGTCGAGACGATGCTGCGCATCCACTTTCTGCAGCAGTGGTTCAAACTGTCGGACCCTTCGATGGAAGAGGCGCTGTACGACACGCCGATGTTTCGGGAATTCACCGGGTTGGATATGGGCGAGGAGAACCTGCCTGACGAGAGCACCATTCTTCGGTTCCGTCACCTGCTGGAGAAGAACAACCTGAGCCTGCAGATGCTGGCCACGGTCAACGCCACCCTCACGGCCAAGGGCCTGTTGCTCAAGCAGGGCACAGTGGTTGATGCCACGCTGATAGCCGCGCCCAGTTCGACCAAGAACGCCAGCGGCGAGCGCGACCCTGAGATGCACCAGACGAAGAAGGGCAACCAGTGGCACTTCGGGATGAAGGCTCACATCGGTGTTGATGCCGATTCGGGCTTGGTGCACACAGTGGTGGGCACAGCGGCCAACGTCAACGACGTGACGCAGGCCAGTGCGCTGGTGCATGGAGAAGAAACAGATGTGTTCGCCGACGCGGGCTACCAGGGCGCTGCCAAGCGCGAAGAGACGCAAGGCATTGATGTGAACTGGCATGTGGCGCTGCGCCCGGGCAAACGCCGGGCCCTGGACACGAGCAC
The sequence above is a segment of the Hydrogenophaga sp. BPS33 genome. Coding sequences within it:
- a CDS encoding IS5 family transposase, which produces MAPARRVNVYERKTRRTRKREFLDEMNLVVPWAELVSLIAPHAPGTGAKGGRPPFAVETMLRIHFLQQWFKLSDPSMEEALYDTPMFREFTGLDMGEENLPDESTILRFRHLLEKNNLSLQMLATVNATLTAKGLLLKQGTVVDATLIAAPSSTKNASGERDPEMHQTKKGNQWHFGMKAHIGVDADSGLVHTVVGTAANVNDVTQASALVHGEETDVFADAGYQGAAKREETQGIDVNWHVALRPGKRRALDTSTPLGAVVDKLEHVKASIRAKVEHPFRVIKRQFGHVKVRYRGLAKNTAQLHTLFALSNLWMVRRTLLQEVRG